The Lycium barbarum isolate Lr01 chromosome 12, ASM1917538v2, whole genome shotgun sequence genome includes a region encoding these proteins:
- the LOC132621098 gene encoding PWWP domain-containing protein 6, translating to MSSDENTEKTTTLAELSAETLMADAGIGPGPGLPGEAPRVSQVDHEPVVNGNVDNGAPTELLVVASGVTAKGIKEVDGDGISLLVDVHSSLENVKGVNGEENAADNKEDEMVDAVDGDTAEDNNDREDEMVDPVDGDTAEDNNDREDEMIDAVDGDTAEDNNDRDDTNVYKVGDFVWGKVTSHPWWPGRVYDSSCAAEKAMKYYRTGSLLVAYFGDFSYSWRPPSQLVSFVNNFEQMSKQSTSKSFLKAVQKAVDEISVLMEFDMCISEDSRAGLSWPLAENGGIRKGVPVPEGVSAVRLLLSQYEPAGILKGLKHLTQNNSNSNVLELAVLKGWLSAFYRAKCGRPLALYCEPVPVEGLEDKKDQDVDANDFSIPIEVPIKGPSEEETPNSGSAKSPKTASDKIYHKRKQKSVAELMGENAKPKGKKKTAEDSTPSSAETSDKKRKKSSEKANSVDEKNGKRASKKSGDTDLAKKKELRVSIPEHDELGNQRDMNASPLSRERKKSKYLSPPYTSPKWNAGKSSFKRELEVDSQKVSDITRMGERMTKAARDLLSSPDANHGNEAVKEKTAERFDDVDKSSRMGKRSSRTSDTMNIDSSVNEVLSEVQSTALNPLSLRNGSVEKAKGFVSSFRNSVYLDGSNYKQYHKKTGNKRKSLDDTKSPESVPSHAKKRKTNKASGASCQGTEDEEVGRETSSAILTVTFSTGVSLPSEDEIIQIYNKFGELNKKETKMLYDSNAVQIVYMHGPDAEEAFKQSVRQNPFGAADVIFTLRNPSPNSEIPLSSLIASKGKKSEVKLIKQKLKGMATLLEKCKGKITIEEKLELESEIKGLLEKVSTVPTSTNP from the coding sequence ATGTCGAGTGATGAAAACACAGAGAAGACCACAACCCTAGCTGAGTTGTCAGCTGAAACCCTAATGGCTGATGCTGGTATTGGCCCTGGACCCGGGTTGCCTGGTGAGGCGCCTCGGGTTTCTCAAGTTGACCACGAACCGGTTGTTAACGGAAATGTGGATAACGGTGCTCCTACCGAGCTATTAGTTGTTGCCAGTGGGGTTACCGCGAAAGGGATTAAGGAGGTCGATGGTGATGGGATTTCTCTTTTGGTGGATGTTCATAGTTCACTTGAAAATGTTAAGGGAGTGAACGGAGAGGAGAATGCAGCTGATAATAAGGAAGATGAGATGGTTGATGCTGTTGATGGGGATACTGCAGAGGATAATAACGATAGGGAAGATGAGATGGTTGATCCTGTTGATGGGGATACTGCAGAGGATAATAATGATAGGGAAGATGAGATGATTGATGCTGTTGATGGGGATACTGCAGAGGATAATAACGATAGGGATGATACGAATGTTTATAAAGTTGGTGATTTTGTGTGGGGAAAGGTTACGAGTCATCCGTGGTGGCCAGGGCGTGTGTATGATTCTTCCTGTGCTGCAGAAAAAGCTATGAAGTATTATCGAACGGGGTCATTGCTAGTTGCATACTTTGGAGATTTCTCGTATTCTTGGCGCCCTCCATCTCAGTTGGTATCTTTTGTGAACAACTTTGAACAAATGTCGAAGCAAAGCACTTCCAAGAGCTTCTTAAAAGCTGTTCAAAAGGCCGTGGATGAAATTAGTGTACTTATGGAGTTTGATATGTGCATCTCGGAAGATAGTCGTGCTGGACTTAGTTGGCCATTGGCAGAGAATGGTGGAATTAGAAAGGGTGTTCCAGTGCCTGAAGGAGTCTCAGCTGTCAGACTCTTACTTTCTCAGTATGAACCTGCTGGGATACTTAAAGGTCTAAAACATCTTACACAAAACAATTCTAATTCCAATGTACTTGAGCTTGCTGTCTTGAAAGGTTGGCTATCTGCTTTTTATCGTGCTAAATGTGGACGCCCTTTGGCTTTATATTGTGAACCCGTGCCTGTTGAAGGCCTCGAGGACAAGAAGGATCAAGATGTTGATGCAAATGACTTCAGCATACCAATTGAGGTTCCTATTAAGGGTCCATCAGAAGAAGAAACTCCAAATTCTGGCTCTGCAAAGTCTCCAAAGACTGCTTCTGACAAGATTTATCACAAAAGGAAGCAAAAAAGTGTGGCTGAACTTATGGGAGAGAACGCCAAGCCCAAAGGTAAGAAGAAAACTGCAGAAGATTCTACACCTTCATCTGCAGAAACATCTGACAAGAAAAGGAAGAAGTCTAGTGAGAAAGCTAACAGTGTTGATGAAAAAAATGGTAAGAGGGCCAGCAAGAAGTCTGGTGACACTGACTTGGCAAAAAAAAAGGAACTTAGAGTTTCAATTCCTGAGCATGATGAACTTGGCAATCAGCGGGACATGAATGCGAGCCCTTTATCAAGggaaagaaagaagagcaagtaTTTGTCACCTCCTTATACGAGCCCGAAGTGGAATGCAGGAAAATCAAGCTTCAAGAGAGAACTGGAAGTAGATTCTCAGAAAGTTTCTGATATTACCAGGATGGGTGAGCGGATGACAAAGGCTGCTCGGGATCTTTTGTCTTCTCCTGATGCAAACCATGGCAATGAGGCTGTCAAGGAGAAAACGGCTGAACGGTTTGATGATGTTGACAAGAGTTCTCGGATGGGAAAGCGAAGCTCTAGGACTTCTGACACCATGAATATCGATTCATCGGTGAATGAGGTACTGTCTGAGGTTCAGTCTACTGCTCTCAACCCTCTTTCATTGAGGAATGGATCTGTTGAGAAGGCCAAAGGTTTTGTTTCCTCTTTCAGGAACTCAGTGTATTTAGATGGATCAAACTACAAGCAATATCACAAAAAAACTGGAAACAAGAGAAAATCTCTGGATGATACTAAATCACCAGAGTCTGTTCCTTCACATGCAAAGAAGCGGAAGACTAATAAAGCATCTGGGGCTTCTTGTCAGGGAACAGAAGATGAGGAAGTAGGTAGAGAAACTTCATCTGCGATTTTGACTGTGACATTTTCAACTGGTGTTTCTTTGCCATCAGAGGATGAAATTATCCAAATATATAACAAGTTTGGGGAACTGAATAAAAAGGAAACAAAAATGTTATATGATTCAAACGCTGTTCAAATTGTCTACATGCATGGTCCAGATGCTGAAGAGGCCTTCAAACAATCAGTGAGGCAAAATCCTTTTGGTGCTGCGGATGTCATCTTTACTCTCAGGAATCCCTCCCCAAACTCCGAGATTCCACTTTCCTCGCTGATAGCAAGTAAGGGGAAGAAGTCAGAGGTAAAACTAATCAAGCAGAAGCTGAAGGGGATGGCCACACTCTTGGAAAAATGTAAGGGTAAGATTACGATTGAGGAGAAATTGGAGTTGGAGAGTGAGATAAAAGGCTTGCTGGAGAAGGTAAGTACTGTGCCCACATCAACTAACCCATAG
- the LOC132622921 gene encoding large ribosomal subunit protein bL12c-like, with amino-acid sequence MASTLSTITLRSPSHVVPSTASSTAIPFPAKALELPLRTSKLLPHRRATCVRPLSAVEAPEKVVTLGDEISNLTLADAQKLVEYLQDKLGVSAASFAPAAVVAAPGGGAADAPAVVEEKTEFDVVIDEVPSNARIATIKAVRALTSLALKEAKELIEGLPKKFKEGVSKDEAEEAKKQLEEAGAKVSIA; translated from the coding sequence ATGGCTTCCACACTATCCACCATTACCCTTCGTTCTCCATCTCACGTTGTTCCCTCAACTGCTAGCTCCACCGCAATTCCTTTCCCCGCGAAAGCCTTAGAACTCCCACTCCGCACTTCGAAGCTCCTCCCCCACCGCCGCGCCACCTGCGTCCGCCCTCTCTCCGCCGTCGAAGCACCGGAGAAGGTAGTCACCCTCGGAGATGAAATCTCCAATTTAACCCTCGCCGACGCCCAGAAACTCGTCGAATACCTTCAAGACAAACTCGGTGTCTCCGCCGCATCCTTTGCTCCGGCCGCCGTAGTCGCCGCCCCTGGAGGCGGCGCAGCCGATGCTCCGGCTGTAGTGGAGGAGAAGACGGAATTTGACGTGGTCATTGATGAAGTGCCGAGTAATGCTAGAATTGCGACAATTAAGGCTGTTAGGGCTTTAACTAGCTTGGCTTTGAAAGAGGCTAAGGAATTAATTGAGGGTTTGCCTAAGAAATTTAAGGAGGGAGTTTCTAAGGATGAAGCTGAAGAAGCTAAGAAACAGCTTGAAGAAGCTGGTGCTAAAGTCTCTATTGCTTAA